A genomic segment from Dermacentor silvarum isolate Dsil-2018 chromosome 11, BIME_Dsil_1.4, whole genome shotgun sequence encodes:
- the LOC119432578 gene encoding probable ATP-dependent RNA helicase DDX5, with protein sequence MAREVHQVARDLQECTTVGVACLSCREPKEPQLEDLEKCPQICIATPSRLLAFLKEGRLRLFRCTYVVLDGADRIVDMGLEVEIQAIAEWIRPDHQTQIWLTSLTHNVHPLCEDLLDDYVQVSIGVKPAPRALTVEQVVFVGDEAEKSERLIAILQDILNKRHHKVIVFVESKQAVDRLVGMLVFRDFPAIGIHSKRRKKNGTGLLPRFAPAGAPILVSTDLGAQELDATGGVRFVINYDYPTRAEGYMRRLNHVSHPHEPGVAYTFFAHHDRRHAADLVFILREAKQQIPDELKEFAKSELGVL encoded by the exons ATGGCTAGGGAAGTTCACCAGGTAGCCCGCGACCTCCAGGAGTGCACGACGGTTGGAGTGGCGTGCCTCTCTTGTCGCGAACCTAAAGAACCGCAGCTGGAGGACCTCGAGAAATGTCCTCAGATCTGCATCGCGACTCCCAGCCGTCTCCTCGCCTTCCTGAAAGAAGGCAGGCTGCGCCTCTTCAGATGCACCTACGTGGTGTTAGACGGAGCAGACCGCATTGTGGATATGGGCCTCGAGGTCGAAATTCAGGCCATTGCAGAGTGGATCCGTCCTGACCACCAGACGCAAATATGGCTGACCTCGCTAACCCATAACGTACATCCGCTCTGCGAGGACCTACTGGATGACTACGTTCAGGTCAGCATCGGGGTAAAGCCAGCGCCTCGTGCCCTGACCGTCGAGCAGGTCGTTTTTGTCGGTGATGAGGCAGAGAAAAGCGAGCGGCTCATAGCGATTCTGCAGGACATTCTCAACAAGCGACACCATAAAGTCATAGTTTTCGTTGAATCGAAGCAGGCAGTGGACCGCCTTGTGGGCATGTTGGTGTTTCGGGATTTTCCTGCTATTGGCATCCACAGCAAAAGACGGAAAAAGAACGGAACTGGGCTATTGCCTCGTTTCGCGCCAGCAGGCGCTCCCATCCTGGTGTCGACCGACTTGGGCGCGCAAGAACTGGACGCCACCGGTGGCGTACGCTTCGTCATCAACTACGACTACCCCACGCGTGCCGAGGGCTACATGAGGCGCCTGAATCACGTCTCGCACCCTCATGAGCCCGGTGTGGCGTACACGTTCTTCGCGCACCACGATAGGCGCCACGCCGCGGACCTTGTCTTTATTCTTCGCGAGGCTAAGCAGCAAATTCCGGACGAACTCAAAGAGTTTGCTAAG AGCGAGCTTGGCGTTCTCTGA